GGGCGGCCGTCTGCGGGTGCCGCGTGCCCTGGGCCGCACGGAAGCTGAAGAAGAAGTCGTCGGTGAAGTCCTGCTCGCTGGGGATGACGGCGAACTCGATGTAGCTGTCGCTCGTCCAGTCGAACACCAGGCCGCGCGAGTCGTCGCCGCCGGTCGAGCGGGTCATGCCGTTGCTGGGCTGCGTGCCCGTCCAGCTGTACGAGCCGTCCGAGTCGGCCTGCAGGACCTCCTGGGCGTTGCTGACGGTCAGCGTCACCGAGCCGCCCGAGCTGCTCTGGTCGATGGCCCCGTTGGTCTGGAAGTCGTCGATGTAGAAGTCGTCGCCGTCCAGCGTCTCGCGATACTCACGCACCACGGTCGTCGTCTGGCTGACGCTCAGGCTCTCGAGGCTTTCCGCCTGGCGCCAGAGGTACTCGGTGGCCATGCGGCCGCCAATGCTCTCCTCGGCGTGCAGCTTGGCGAGCACCAGGTACACGGCCATCTGAACGCGCTGGGCCTCTTCGCGGCCGATCTCGGTGCCCGGAGGTCCGCGGAAGTCGTTGAAGCCACAGCAGTTGAAGTCGTTGTGGTCAGCGCCGTGGATGTACGTGCTGTAGCGGTTGCCCTCGGCCCGATCGTGGATGGCAAACGAGCTGACGCCCGCCGAGGGCGCGCCCGAGATGTCGCCGTCGGCCGAGCCCCACAGCAGGTGGAAGTTCACCAGCCCCGGCTCGGTGCTGCCCGATCCCAGCGAGTTGTTGGGCGCGATGCTCGACACCAGCACGATGTCGTCCGAGTCGTAGTTCTGCGTGATCACCAGGCCATCGCGCACGCGCGTGAACGCGCGAGCCACGCCCTCGCCGCCGCGGCTGTGGCCGATCCACATGATGCGGCTGGTGTCGATCTGGCCCTGCAAGACGCCGCCGCCGATGGTGTCCAGCGAGCCCAGCAGCGCGTCCGTGTGCAGGTACGTCGTCGTGCTGGCCGTCTCGATGCCCGGCACGGTGTCGTTCTGGTTGGCCATCACCACGAATCCGTGGCTCGCCAGGTTTTGCTGGAGGAAGTCGTACCAGCGGTAGTCGTGTCCGTTGCCGTGGCTGATGACCACCAGCGGCAGCGGCGGCAGGTCGGCGATGTTCTCCGGATACACCGTCAGCTGGCGGTTGCGGCTTGCGACGATGCCCGGCCAGCTCACCGCATAGTCGAGCCCCGGCGCGGTAGCGTACGGGCCGAGCTGCGTCAGGTTCTTGAAGATCGCAAAGCCGCCCAGGTCGCCGCGGCCATCGATCAGGTCGCCGTCGCTCAGCGTGCCGTCGCCGTCGAGGTCGATCACCAGGTCGTAGATGCCTGCGATGTCGTCGCCCGCCGGCCCGGCCAGCGTCGCCGAATCATCGAGCGCGAACGTGTTGTCCTGGATCGTCCCCGACACGAAGTCGACCGACTGCGCGCTCCCCCGCACGTCGGTCAGGCTCGGGTCGGCGTCCCACTCGGCCTCGCTCTTGTTGGCCACGACGTAGACGTCGGCCGTCTGGCCCGCCACGGTGGGGAACAGGCCCGGGTCGACCGCGATGTTCACCGTCGTGCCCGTGTTGTACGCGTCGACGTGGCTCGAGAACGGATACCCGCCCACGATGGTCGCGGCAAGCTCGGTCTCGATGACGCCGCCCACCGGGCAGCCCGCGTCGAACTGGTTTTGGAACTCGAGGAAGTCGAAGATCGTCAGCGAGCCATCGCCGTCGAAGTCGGCTGCGAGGTCACCCGCGGCGAACAGGTTCTGGAACGCCAGGAAGTCGAAGATCGTCAGTTCGCCATCGCCGTCGATGTCGGGCGGGCACTCGGGCGTCGCCGTCGCGACGCCGGCCGCCAGGCCGAGCGCCATGCCGGCGGCAAGGAACAACTTCCACGGGCGCGCCATCGGCGCGGTCTTCGTGCTGGGCATCAGCTCATCTCCTCTGCTCTCGTCGAGATCGGTGTTGCACGCGAAAGCGGCCGCGGGATTCCCTCGCGTCCGCAACCCAGCATACAGCAACATCGCCCGCCGCGCAACACGCCACGCCGGCAATTCGCGTGGTTATCACACGATCAGTCTGTGGTTCGCGTTGATATCAGGGTGCTGGCCGGGTCTCGGCATCCGCCAGCGGACGCAGATCGAGGTCGTGCCCCACCGCCTCGATCTCGTCGAGCATCAACGCCAGTTCGGCCTCGGTCGCCCGATCGTTAGCAGAAACGTGCCTGAACGCCCGCACGCCGAACACCGGCGCGTAGTTCGTCAGCACGCGTCCCCGCAGCCGGACGCGTTCGCGTAGCACGTGCGTGCTCGCATCGATGGCCCGCAGCCGCCGATCGGCCGGCAACCCGTCGAGCGAAGGCGCGTGGTACACGAAGCAGGTGTTGCACCCGCCGCCGACCTCATCCGGATCGCTCAGTAATTCGAACCGCTCTCGCTCTCGCACGAGGTCGCGCATCATCGAGGCAAGCTCGAACTTGCGATCGACGATCTGGGCCATGCCCGCATCACCCCGCGCCTTCCACGCAAGCCATACCTTGAGCGCATCGACCCGCCGGCCGCACTGGATGCTCATCTCGCCCGTGTCCAGGTCCGGCGCGTCGTTGTCGGCGTGGTACAGGTACTCGGCGTGCACCGCGTTGCACTGGTGCAAGAGCCCCGGCTCACGCACGATGATGACCGACGCGCTCAGCGGCACGTTCAGCATCTTGTGTACGCACCAGGTCAGCGAGTCGGCCCGCTCGGCACCCGCCATGAGCTCCCGCCGCTGCTCGCTCAGCAGCGCGCTGGCACCGTACGCGCCGTCGACGTGCAGCCACAGCCCTTCGCGCTCCGTCACGTCGGCGATCACATCGATCGGATCGTACGCACCGAGCACCGTCGAGCCCGCCGTCGCCACCACCAGCATGGGCTGGCGTCCCTCGGCTCGGACCCGCCGCACGGCGTGCTCGAGCGCATCGACGCGCATCCTGCCGTAGCGGTCCTGCGGCACCTGTACGACGCCGTCGGTCCCCAGCCCCAGGATGACCGCCGCCCGCTCGACCGAGTAGTGCGCCTCGGCCGACGTGAAGACGACCGGCTTCGAGCCGCCCAATCCGTGGCTCTTGACGCCGGGCAGCGCCCGCTGGCGGGCCATCAGCATCGCCATGAGGTTCGAGAGGCTGCCGCCGGGCGTGAACAGGCCCTCGCACCCGGTCCAGCCGATGGCCTTGCCCATGCGCGCGATCACCTCGCGCTCGACCAGCGTCATCGCCGGCGCGACCTCGTAGGTGTACATCGAGGCGTTCATGACGGCCGTCAGCCACTCACCCACGATCGCGACGGGGTCGAACCCGCTGAAGAGCTGGTTCGAGAAATTGGCGCTGCCCGTGCGGACCGAGAGCTCCATGAGGTCGCGGGCCTGTTCCATGAGCTCGTCGACGGGCACCGGCGGCCCGTCGAGCGCCAGCGGCACCCTCTGGTGGATGGCGCTCGGCGGCGGGTTCAGCGTCACCGGTGTCTGCGGGTCGTCGCTGCGACGCAGGTATTCGGCGGCCAGGTCGGCGGCGGCATGCAGGATCTCGGCCACGCGGTCGGACCGCATATCGGAATGCTCTTTGACGGGCCGGCTCTCGCTGGGCATGCACTGCTCCGGGGGTCTCGGTGGGATCACAATCTCGGCAGGTCGTAGTTTATTCGCCTCCGAATCGCCCGGCGTACCCTGCGGGCATGCCCGAACCAGCACCCTCCAATGGCGGACGATCCAGGTCGGTGCTCGGCGCGCCCGGCCGCGCCTTCGCGACGTTCCTGCGCATCGTCGAGTGGCTGGGCAACTGCCTGCCCCACCCCGTCACGCTCTTCGCCCTGCTCGCGCTCATCGTCGCGCTGGTCAGCGGCGTCGCCGCCTGGGCCAACTGGCAGGTCGTCTTCGAACGTCCGCTGCC
This Phycisphaerales bacterium DNA region includes the following protein-coding sequences:
- a CDS encoding GC-type dockerin domain-anchored protein, which translates into the protein MPSTKTAPMARPWKLFLAAGMALGLAAGVATATPECPPDIDGDGELTIFDFLAFQNLFAAGDLAADFDGDGSLTIFDFLEFQNQFDAGCPVGGVIETELAATIVGGYPFSSHVDAYNTGTTVNIAVDPGLFPTVAGQTADVYVVANKSEAEWDADPSLTDVRGSAQSVDFVSGTIQDNTFALDDSATLAGPAGDDIAGIYDLVIDLDGDGTLSDGDLIDGRGDLGGFAIFKNLTQLGPYATAPGLDYAVSWPGIVASRNRQLTVYPENIADLPPLPLVVISHGNGHDYRWYDFLQQNLASHGFVVMANQNDTVPGIETASTTTYLHTDALLGSLDTIGGGVLQGQIDTSRIMWIGHSRGGEGVARAFTRVRDGLVITQNYDSDDIVLVSSIAPNNSLGSGSTEPGLVNFHLLWGSADGDISGAPSAGVSSFAIHDRAEGNRYSTYIHGADHNDFNCCGFNDFRGPPGTEIGREEAQRVQMAVYLVLAKLHAEESIGGRMATEYLWRQAESLESLSVSQTTTVVREYRETLDGDDFYIDDFQTNGAIDQSSSGGSVTLTVSNAQEVLQADSDGSYSWTGTQPSNGMTRSTGGDDSRGLVFDWTSDSYIEFAVIPSEQDFTDDFFFSFRAAQGTRHPQTAAQLGDLTFTVSLRDGSGTTSSIQTGVYGGGVEEPYQRTGSGSGAGWQNEYETTRIRLQDFLVNGSGLDLSNIEAVRFDFGPSFGSSVGRLGLDDIYVNNNRAPLGVDFDVETLLPDIVAPGEAVTFEVEIKAKDGEALVGGSEVLRYRFDGGSFIDVPLVSLGGDLYEGTVPAAACGDTPEFFLVAEGTVSGEVVFPPTAPSDLFSYQVANQTFVVDLDFETAVGWTVENIDLTDGQWDRGVPAAGGRGDPFADFDGSGQCWVTDNVAGNSDVDGGPTILISPVYDLSATPDAQLSYARWFTNDDLDIDTMDVEVSNNGGLDWVTIESTGDAAGWVKKTWTISDFVPVTSQMRFRFLATDNPNDSVTEAGLDAFQIFTTSCP
- a CDS encoding pyridoxal-dependent decarboxylase; the protein is MRSDRVAEILHAAADLAAEYLRRSDDPQTPVTLNPPPSAIHQRVPLALDGPPVPVDELMEQARDLMELSVRTGSANFSNQLFSGFDPVAIVGEWLTAVMNASMYTYEVAPAMTLVEREVIARMGKAIGWTGCEGLFTPGGSLSNLMAMLMARQRALPGVKSHGLGGSKPVVFTSAEAHYSVERAAVILGLGTDGVVQVPQDRYGRMRVDALEHAVRRVRAEGRQPMLVVATAGSTVLGAYDPIDVIADVTEREGLWLHVDGAYGASALLSEQRRELMAGAERADSLTWCVHKMLNVPLSASVIIVREPGLLHQCNAVHAEYLYHADNDAPDLDTGEMSIQCGRRVDALKVWLAWKARGDAGMAQIVDRKFELASMMRDLVRERERFELLSDPDEVGGGCNTCFVYHAPSLDGLPADRRLRAIDASTHVLRERVRLRGRVLTNYAPVFGVRAFRHVSANDRATEAELALMLDEIEAVGHDLDLRPLADAETRPAP